Proteins encoded in a region of the Trypanosoma brucei gambiense DAL972 chromosome 11, complete sequence genome:
- a CDS encoding NUDIX hydrolase, conserved, putative — MRKQLFFTLARPCVAVGRRFISGDNKSIDSSAFISDDDALRGELASALDTEGHALPFDVHLQQPHSSGDGTAGDTSTIQLEKLSHPPARFDLLTNSFVYKWQTKAALARKVSGPMREWAAELKYRTGVHIELEPTYPERLSENAVKGSGSDDGDGTQWGAYETADDVDITVYLFGSERGIFNCHKLMEAAIQQDPVYVRLGIFRRLANSSEVEWLMLRRINRELRPPDIPPISLKLPGKWTLLYERYKEAAIRTLWEETGITVDASNVYPTGHLYQTVPQYYWRVPVRYFVAEVPSDIRVEGPQVVPLQYMRNWDARLLRQSPDPIDRAWAQLADPATGCAWMKASMIDQLQKPLRGDNYMAIRYTPPPYSNLQEVVGLGDGSITPSTGNGEDAS; from the coding sequence ATGCGCAAGCAATTATTTTTCACCCTTGCACGTCCTTGTGTGGCGGTTGGGCGTCGCTTCATATCTGGTGACAACAAATCCATCGATAGCAGCGCCTTCATCAGCGATGATGACGCGCTTCGGGGGGAGCTTGCTTCAGCGCTTGATACGGAGGGGCACGCACTACCCTTCGACGTACACCTGCAGCAGCCCCATTCGTCGGGTGACGGGACGGCAGGTGACACGAGCACCATTCAACTGGAGAAATTATCGCATCCACCAGCACGCTTTGATCTCCTCACCAATTCATTTGTGTACAAGTGGCAGACGAAGGCAGCACTCGCTCGTAAAGTGTCAGGACCGATGAGGGAGTGGGCTGCCGAGCTGAAGTATCGCACTGGGGTACATATTGAATTGGAACCCACATACCCAGAGAGGCTTTCTGAGAATGCTGTAAAAGGCAGTGGAAGCGACGACGGAGATGGCACACAGTGGGGGGCATACGAGACGGCGGATGATGTGGATATTACGGTTTACCTTTTTGGCTCGGAGCGTGGCATTTTCAACTGTCACAAGCTCATGGAGGCGGCTATACAGCAAGACCCTGTATACGTACGGCTGGGCATCTTTAGGCGGCTGGCGAACTCAAGTGAGGTCGAGTGGCTAATGTTACGCAGGATAAACCGTGAACTACGGCCTCCCGACATTCCTCCTATTTCCCTAAAACTCCCAGGAAAGTGGACGTTGCTCTACGAGCGCTACAAAGAGGCGGCTATACGTACACTGTGGGAAGAAACGGGCATTACCGTAGATGCTTCAAATGTATACCCCACCGGCCATCTGTATCAGACTGTTCCACAATACTACTGGCGCGTTCCTGTACGCTATTTTGTAGCGGAAGTCCCCTCGGACATTCGCGTCGAGGGGCCACAGGTGGTCCCGTTGCAGTACATGAGAAACTGGGATGCACGGCTCCTTCGGCAGTCGCCGGACCCTATTGATCGTGCATGGGCGCAGTTAGCGGATCCTGCTACTGGATGTGCATGGATGAAGGCTTCCATGATTGACCAACTGCAGAAACCGCTGCGCGGAGACAACTATATGGCGATACGGTACACGCCTCCACCCTATTCTAATTTGCAAGAAGTGGTGGGTCTTGGCGACGGGAGTATTACTCCTTCGACAGGTAACGGGGAAGATGCATCGTGA